GATGATCCCGTTCTCGATCCTGGGCTCGAACGGCGGCGTCTGCCACAGGTCGAGAGGGTCGACCGGCTGCACATCGTAGTGCCCGTACAGGAGCAGCGTGGGGCGGTCGGGCAGGGGCTTCGTGCGCGCGAAGACCAGCGGATGGCCGTCGCCTTCGACGATCTCGACTTCCAGGCCGAGTTCGCGCAGTTCGCTCGCGCAGAACTCGGCGGCGCGGCGGATATCGGGTGCGTGATCCGACTGCGAACTGATGCTGGGGATGCGCAACAGGTCGCACAGCTGGTCGACGTGCTTCTGCTGATGCGCCTGCAGGTAGGCGAGCACCGCGTCGAGGGCCATGGCGTTCTCCCGGTCCGGATGTGGCGCGCGGCGGGGTCTGGCGCGCCTAGTTCAGCGGTTCGTACGCCGCCAAACTACCCTTGACACGCCGGGGTGTCGAGGCGATTGTGACCGGGTCGGCCGGCTACGTCCCGTTGCCGGCGCCTGATTTCGAGGCTGTCCGCCGCCTCCGGTCCGCCCGTGGCCGTCATCGCCCGCGGGCGATCGCACCGGTCGCCGCGCGGCGTGGCGGCGTCATCCTCACGTCCCACAGTCCAAGGGAGGAACCCACATGGCTGAAATGATCATCAGCAAGACGAAGACGAAGGAAGCCGTCAAGGAGTGCAACGTGTCCGGCGAATTCTACGACGCCCTGGACGCCAAGGTGCGCGAGTTGATCGTGGCCGCCGAGAAGCGCGCCCTCGAGAACGGTCGCAAGACCGTTCGCCCCTGCGACCTGTAGTCGCGGGCGGAGCCAGTCGCGCTGCGGCGCGGACCAGCGATCCGACGGAAGATCGAGCCGAGACATTGCTGCGAACGGGGGCCTGGAAAGGTCCCCGTTCTGCTTTGCGGGGACACCCGTGACCGGGCTGTCGCTCCCGGGCGACGGTGCGGACGCATCGCGCGGCACGGCATCGGCCAGGCGTTGGCCGGGCTGTCGCCGTGCAGATGACACCCGGCAGCCGCGTTACCAGCGCCGATGGTGCTTCCGGTTCCGCCGCGCAACCTGGCCGGCGTGCTCCTTGCGGGCGCTGTCCGCAGCAGCAGGGAGGCGGCATGCCGGTACGGGTCAGGACGGGCGCGCTGGCGGGCATCGCGGGTTTGCCGGTCAGCGTCGAGGTGGTCATCAATCGCGGATTGCCCGGCTACCATCTGGTGGGACTGCCGGGAACGGAGGTGCGCGAGAGCCGTGAGCGTGTGCTCTCGGCGTTGCGTCACGGCGGTGTGCGCGTGCCCCCCGGCCGCATCACGGTGAACCTGGCGCCCGCGGGTGTGCGCAAGAGCGGGGCATCGTTCGACCTGGCGATCGCGCTAGGCATTGCCGCCGCGGTGGAGGGCTGGTCGGTCGAAGGTGCCGTGGCAGCGCGACTGCGGTCGGTCTTCCTGGGTGAACTCTCGCTGTTCGGCGAACTGCGGCCCGTGCGCGGCCTGCTCCCGGTGTTGCTGGATGTGGCGGGACGCGGGCGGCGCACGGCCATCGTCCCGGCGATGCAGCTCCGGGAGGCGGAACTCGTGCCCGGCCTGCAGGTAGTGGCGGCGCGGGACCTGGCGGAGGTCCTCGACTGGTGTCGGCGTGGCAGAGAACCGGAACGTCCGGTACCTGCCTGCCGGCAGGAGCCTCGCGACGGCGCCGGAGCGCCGGCGTCCGGCAGCGTCGCCGCCGCCGACGGGGGGCAGGCGGCTGCGGCCGCGGTCGCGGCCTGCGCTGAACTCGCTCGCCTGACAGGGCAGGAACTGGCGCGCAAGGCCGCGGTGGTGGCTGCCACCGGGCGCCACAACCTGCTCCTGGTGGGGCCGCCGGGCGCCGGCAAGACGCGGCTGGCGCGCCTGCTGGCCGACCTGCAGCCGCCCCTGGAACCCGACGAGGCGCTGACGGTGACCCGTATCCACAGCGCCGCCGGGCTGCTGGCGATGTCGGCCCTGGCGGGCCGCCGCCCATGCCGCGCGCCGCACCATACAGTCACCCAGGCCGGGCTGCTGGGCGGCGGGCCGGGCCTGCGTCCGGGCGAAGTGACGTTGGCCCACGGCGGCCTGTTGTTCCTCGACGAATTGGCTGAATTCCAGCCCGCCGTTCTCGATGTGCTGCGGCAACCGCTGCAGGAAGGCCATGTCACGGTGTCGCGCGGCACCGGACACCGACGCTTCCCGGCCGCGTTCCAGCTGGTGGCGGCCAGCAACCCCTGCCGCTGCGGCTACCACGGCAGCAGCGTGCGTACCTGCCGTTGCCCGCCGCGTGAACGGACACGCTACCTGGGCCGGCTCTCCGGACCACTGCTCGATCGTATCGACCTTTTCGCGGAGATGTCGGTGTGGCGTGGGGCCTTCAGTGCACCGGCGCCTGCGCCTGTCGGCGCCGGATGGCGTGAGGTTCCCACCTGGGAGGTCATGGTCGCAGCACGCAGGCGCCTCGTGGCCTGGTCGCGCGAGGCAGGTGCGCCGCAGGCGGCAGGGAACGGCGCCTTCATGGACGAGGCGCGCCGGGCGCTCGGGCTGTCACTGCGCGCCGTGGTCCGCTGCCAGGCCGTGGCGGCCACGGTGGCTGCCCTTGACGCGGCGGTCGTCGTGGAGGAATCGCACCTGCGCGAGGCGCTTGAGTTCCGGCGGGAATTGCTGATCGACCCGGCGGGATGATGCCGCCGACGGTCGCCGCCCCAAAGGAGAGCGGGCGACCCGTGGGCCGCCCGCTGACTCGATGCGTGGAAGTGCGCCGGTGCGCAGGTCTAGAACGAGCCCTGGAAGCCCAGCGACCAGACCAGGTAGCTGATGTCCTCGGCCGCGAAGGCAGTGATCTGGCGCTCGTCGAAGGCGCCACCTTCCAGCACGGGGTATTCCACGAGCGGCACCAGCGTGGTGCCCTCGTCGGTCTCGAGGAAATACTCCGCAGGCTTGAACTCGATCGAGTTCATGTGATACGTGGCCTCGAGGCGGATGCTGACATTGCGCTCAGCCAGCAGGCGCAGGCCGCCTCCGAACGCGATGTCGTTCGAGCCGGCGGCGCCCGCCGTGAAGTCCGAGTTCATGTCGTACCAGATCTTGCCAACCTGTCCCGTCAGGTACGGATGCCAGCGGCCCCCGCCGTCACCCGAGAAATTCAAGGGATAGATCAGCGCGTCCACGCCCGTCTGCAGCGTGATGAGCGAACGTGCCTCGGCGTCGAATTCGCCCAGCGCGGGATCTTCGTCGGGCACGGCGCCCGCTTCGTTCTTCCGCACGCGACGATTCTCGATCGTCGACGAGTACTCCGAAATCGACAGGCCGGCGAAGCCCTCGAGCGTCAGCCAGGGCTTCAGGTTGTAGCCCATGCGGATGACCGGGTTGAATGCCGTCTGGCCCTTGATCTTGACATCGCCCCAGTACGTCGACTCGGTCGTGTACTTGTAGATCATCTGCTCATGCTCAAGCAGCGTACTGGAAAGATTCATGAAACCGAGCGACATGCTCAGCTCAACTGTGCCGGGACGGATACCGGGCACCCAGACCTCCTGCTCCTCGTCCTCGACATCGAGGTCCTGGGCAGCGTTGGCCGATTCGTGCTGCAGCTTGAAGGTCTTGAGCGGGCGCGCCGTCGGCGCAGCCTCGGGGGCAGGCGCAGCTTCGGGGGCAGGTGTCGGCGCCTGTGCGTTGGCAGCCGGCGCCAGCGTGGCGCCGAGGGCCAGGATGCAAAGGGCCATCAGAATACTCTTCACCGACATGCAGGCTCCTGTGCGGGTCGTTGCCCGGGGACCGGCGGGGCAGGCAATCATGACGCCGCATCAATTTCAGGTGCGGGGCCTGAGGTGTCAACCCTAACGGCCCGGGATTGTCCGCCGGCGGGGTTGTCCTTACTACTGCACGTTCCTTCCCCGAGGAAAGTGCAGCAACGATGCAGGCCGGTCACGCTCCCAGATTCCTTCGTCCGTC
The window above is part of the bacterium genome. Proteins encoded here:
- a CDS encoding DUF1931 domain-containing protein; this encodes MAEMIISKTKTKEAVKECNVSGEFYDALDAKVRELIVAAEKRALENGRKTVRPCDL
- a CDS encoding YifB family Mg chelatase-like AAA ATPase produces the protein MPVRVRTGALAGIAGLPVSVEVVINRGLPGYHLVGLPGTEVRESRERVLSALRHGGVRVPPGRITVNLAPAGVRKSGASFDLAIALGIAAAVEGWSVEGAVAARLRSVFLGELSLFGELRPVRGLLPVLLDVAGRGRRTAIVPAMQLREAELVPGLQVVAARDLAEVLDWCRRGREPERPVPACRQEPRDGAGAPASGSVAAADGGQAAAAAVAACAELARLTGQELARKAAVVAATGRHNLLLVGPPGAGKTRLARLLADLQPPLEPDEALTVTRIHSAAGLLAMSALAGRRPCRAPHHTVTQAGLLGGGPGLRPGEVTLAHGGLLFLDELAEFQPAVLDVLRQPLQEGHVTVSRGTGHRRFPAAFQLVAASNPCRCGYHGSSVRTCRCPPRERTRYLGRLSGPLLDRIDLFAEMSVWRGAFSAPAPAPVGAGWREVPTWEVMVAARRRLVAWSREAGAPQAAGNGAFMDEARRALGLSLRAVVRCQAVAATVAALDAAVVVEESHLREALEFRRELLIDPAG